The genomic stretch GCAGGCCTCTACCCAAGGGCACAGCAGCCACGGAAGGTTGGCTGGACACATGTGTTCTTGCCAAGCCATGGCCTCgccctgggccagggctgcaCACCCTCACTCTGCCGGCTCCGTCCAGAGTGTCTTGGCCGTGAGGGCACCCTGGAGGTGGGGCTCCACCCAGCTCTTCTCAGGGGGTCTTCAGGATCTCCTTGCCAGCGCCCTGcctgccctgggccctgccctCCCCACGCCTTCCTGCACCCCGCTTGGAGGGCTCCAGTGTGTGCAGGGAAAACAGGTCAGGGGCCGCCACGGGTGCAGTAGCTGCCCTGTGTGGCCTGAGCAGGGGTACTGGCCTTCCTTTCTGTGAAGGTCACCAATGGCCTGGGTTCCTGTTCATTTCCACTGGGAAAACTGCCCCATTTCGGGTGCTGGCTGCAAGCTTTTGAAGATTGCGAATGTCTTCTGCTTCCCAAGTGCGTTCTCCCAGGAGGTGGGTTGTCCCTGCCTGACCTCCCCAGGGTGGGTGGCTGGCCCCAGTGGACAGATAGGCTGGGGCCTCAGGAGGGGTGAAAGTCCAGTGGGCAGAGTGGACACCACAGTTCTCAGGAGATACTTCTGTCGGCCTGGCCAAGGCAGACTGGGTCTCTGGCACCTAGATGGGCACTCAGGGCCTAAGCCCAGCTCCAGGGAAGTGGGGACATTGAGGATTCTGTGACCTGAAGCCAGAGGATGAATACCGAGTGGTCATCCATGTGTCCTATTCAGACAGCATGTGGGGCAATGCTTGCCCACAGCATGTGGTACCTCTTGTGAGGAATTCACCCCACGCTGCAGGCACAGTCCCCAGTGCTGCTCCATACTGTGGGCATGTGGGAGACCGTCATCTGTGACCTCAGGGCATCCTGCCTGGACAGCCTCACCCAAGACCCAGTTCTGCCCAAGCTTGTCACCTGGTGCTGTGCTGTGGCTGGAGTGTTGCTTGTGTGTGTGAGCATGGGGCACACACGCATGTGTGCACAGGTGAGTGTGCACACGTGTGTCTGTGCACTAacatgcgtgtgtgtatgtggtgtcgAAGTGTGTGCTTGCATGGACGTGGGTGCCCCGTGTCTGTTCCTGGCCTCTCTTGCAGcacaggggcagggcagggctcagGACCCCTGTGCCCTGTGAACAACAGGGAGACCAGGCTGCGGCACGATGCACTGGGCAGGGGCCCAGGCGAGCCGGCTATGCTGGGCGCTGCTGGCTGGCTCCCGACTGGTCCTGTGTCCTTGGGAAGGTGGGTCCCAAGGGCGTCTGCTAGGCTGGGGCTTCAGGCCTGTAAAAGCCGCCGAGGCTACGGCCTGGCCCAGGCCTCCCACCGTGGCTTGATCTCTTCAGAAGAGCTCCCACCGGCACCCGGGGTAGAGGGGCTCCCCCCAGGGGATGTTCCAGAGGACATCCTTGGTGTGCAGGGCTGGGTGTACCAAGTGACCAGAGCCCTTGGCAAGCTGGAGGCCCTGCTGGCTGCGCCCTGGTCGCACAGGAGCCCCGTCGGCACACAGACGTCTGGAAACCCTTCAAGGACCAGATCAAGCTCCTGGCATTTGGAAGTCCAGCTGCCCCAGGGGGCTGGGCAGTgggtcccaggagggccaggtGGTGGATCCCAAGAGCAGGAGCTGAGGTGACGGGGGTTTACGAGCAGCATGGGCCTCGGGCAGGCTCGGGGGGCGCTGTCACCGGCCCTCCCCTGGCCTGCTGGGGTCAGATGGGAGGCCAGCAAGCCCTCCACAACGCAGGTCAGACCCTGCCGGCTTGGGAGCAGGAGCCTGGGAGCCCAGGAGAGGTCCAGCAGGCCATCCCTCCACAGCCCCTGCCTGCAGCCAGTCAGAAGGACCCAGGAGAATCCCTGGGCTCATTCTTGCTCCACGGCAGGGCCCTCCCGCACCGGCGCCTGGCCATACCCTCAGGTGATCATCGCTGTCCCCCCAGGGGGCTTGGCTCGGGGGCCCTGCCGTGGACAGCTTTCCTGCCAGTTTCAGGGGGAGAACTCAGAAGTGCTGAAGATGACGGTGACGAGAGAGCTGTGGGCAGCAGAGAGTGCGTCCTGGCTGTGGCTGGGTGTGCTTGAGGGACCAGGGGCCAGGTCCATCCTGCAGGGGCTGCACAGGAGGATGCTGGAGGTGGGCATCCCTCAGAGGCGGGCCAGGGCGGGTGGTGTATGGGTGGGGCATATCTCCCTCTGCAGCCCCCAAGACAGAACATGTCCATGCCACCGTTCCTGTGGCTCCGGTACCTGCAAGTCCACGATTGGACTCCTCTCGTGCAGACGGGTGCCTCAAGGGATGAGTCACGTCCCTCCATCGGCCTCCGGGTGGGGGCTCCTGGCCCTCCTGGACCCTCACGAGGGAGGTGAGTCACTGAAGTGATGCAGCCCCTGCGTGGGCTAAGCGCTGACTCACCCTGCACCCAGTCCTGGCCTCCCCCACCCAGCACAGGCCTGGGCTGCAGCTGGGCAGGACAGCAGGGCCCGAGGGGAGGGAGCTATGGGTCAGGGAGGTGGCAGGAGGGCAGCAGTCTTTGTGCCCgaggctggcctctgcgcccccGACCCGTGGCCCAT from Marmota flaviventris isolate mMarFla1 chromosome 7, mMarFla1.hap1, whole genome shotgun sequence encodes the following:
- the LOC139706391 gene encoding uncharacterized protein isoform X3 yields the protein MGLGQARGALSPALPWPAGVRWEASKPSTTQVRPCRLGSRSLGAQERSSRPSLHSPCLQPVRRTQENPWAHSCSTAGPSRTGAWPYPQPPRQNMSMPPFLWLRYLQVHDWTPLVQTGASRDESRPSIGLRVGAPGPPGPSRGRVVQCLVPMLSLWTAATTPGSSCVKAPTLSLLLTFWGRGHPWPGSLPVSLLGGRCCRAGSGPGVAASADGPGLYVSRGQRRDQPCTELGLLTKQPGSDRAFSSAHIEEPRRTATAGKAYSPATSCFGDPEPLGPLWSP
- the LOC139706391 gene encoding uncharacterized protein isoform X2, with translation MGLGQARGALSPALPWPAGVRWEASKPSTTQVRPCRLGSRSLGAQERSSRPSLHSPCLQPVRRTQENPWAHSCSTAGPSRTGAWPYPQVIIAVPPGGLARGPCRGQLSCQFQGENSEVLKMTVTRELWAAESASWLWLGVLEGPGARSILQGLHRRMLETGASRDESRPSIGLRVGAPGPPGPSRGRVVQCLVPMLSLWTAATTPGSSCVKAPTLSLLLTFWGRGHPWPGSLPVSLLGGRCCRAGSGPGVAASADGPGLYVSRGQRRDQPCTELGLLTKQPGSDRAFSSAHIEEPRRTATAGKAYSPATSCFGDPEPLGPLWSP
- the LOC139706391 gene encoding uncharacterized protein isoform X1 translates to MGLGQARGALSPALPWPAGVRWEASKPSTTQVRPCRLGSRSLGAQERSSRPSLHSPCLQPVRRTQENPWAHSCSTAGPSRTGAWPYPQVIIAVPPGGLARGPCRGQLSCQFQGENSEVLKMTVTRELWAAESASWLWLGVLEGPGARSILQGLHRRMLEVGIPQRRARAGGVWVGHISLCSPQDRTCPCHRSCGSGTCKSTIGLLSCRRVPQGMSHVPPSASGWGLLALLDPHEGGITVIETHRTQKNAEPNPAAQVLSRQQLFGNLWLPLDSLAPPRVVQCLVPMLSLWTAATTPGSSCVKAPTLSLLLTFWGRGHPWPGSLPVSLLGGRCCRAGSGPGVAASADGPGLYVSRGQRRDQPCTELGLLTKQPGSDRAFSSAHIEEPRRTATAGKAYSPATSCFGDPEPLGPLWSP